The following coding sequences lie in one Babylonia areolata isolate BAREFJ2019XMU chromosome 7, ASM4173473v1, whole genome shotgun sequence genomic window:
- the LOC143283885 gene encoding G-protein coupled receptor daf-37-like, translating to MGGFGNIATIFVMRRIKDHNSSQHALLMALAVSDFCLLYTGVLRMWIVFVFEVDVLVSHAVVCKAQKWLVYSVNTLSAWLVTSVTVQRTMAVLWPHRMRAVCTVRRTWLVIAALVFTVFALYSHLVVGVDVVEAWKNECNIHPDMFEHFYRHVFTWLDMCSSSFLPFLCLLTCNVILSLTLFRSSSFSSSSSMAVQTISSPNAEHSKDLRKKTASRTTVLVLVLSCTFLALTMPVCAFLTWYHHSYDVLNQSPRIYARAELALAVTFQLWYTNSAINFLLYCLTGTKFRREFLSWIRCGAHNGGKTSAVLSSGQERN from the coding sequence ATGGGCGGCTTTGGAAATATTGCCACCATCTTCGTTATGCGTCGAATCAAGGATCATAACTCCTCGCAGCATGCGCTGCTTATGGCCCTTGCCGTGTCTGACTTCTGCTTGCTGTACACGGGTGTGCTGCGGATGTGGATAGTCTTCGTTTTCGAAGTGGACGTGCTGGTTTCACACGCGGTGGTGTGCAAGGCCCAAAAGTGGCTGGTGTATTCTGTCAACACCCTGAGTGCCTGGCTGGTGACCAGTGTGACGGTGCAGAGAACGATGGCGGTGCTGTGGCCGCACAGGATGAGAGCGGTGTGCACTGTGCGAAGAACGTGGCTGGTCATAGCTGCTCTCGTCTTCACGGTCTTTGCACTATACTCCCATCTCGTGGTAGGGGTGGACGTCGTGGAAGCCTGGAAGAACGAGTGTAACATTCATCCAGACATGTTCGAACACTTCTACCGACATGTCTTCACGTGGTTGGACATgtgctcttcctccttcctcccctttctctgtctgctgacATGTAACGTGATTTTGTCGTTGACTTTGTTCAGATCtagctctttctcctcctcctcctccatggcTGTTCAGACCATCTCCAGCCCCAACGCTGAGCACAGCAAAGACCTTCGCAAGAAAACTGCTTCCAGGACGACGGTCCTCGTCCTGGTTCTATCCTGTACTTTCCTCGCTCTGACCATGCCTGTGTGCGCCTTCCTCACCTGGTATCACCATTCATACGACGTGCTGAATCAAAGTCCAAGGATTTACGCTCGTGCGGAGCTAGCTCTGGCGGTGACCTTTCAGCTATGGTACACCAACAGCGCTATCAATTTCCTGCTCTACTGCTTAACTGGAACTAAATTCAGACGGGAGTTTTTGAGCTGGATTCGCTGCGGTGCTCACAATGGTGGGAAGACGTCTGCAGTTTTGTCATCGGGTCAAGAGAGAAACTAA